The genomic segment AGCGGCCCTTGCTGACATGGACAAGGAAGCCCCTGCCGCGCTGGTTGTGCGGGAATGGGACGGCTGGCCTATAACTAATAACGAATTCGTATAACTTCGTATAATGTATGCTATACGAAGTTATTACGGAAGATGATGAAGAATTTCGTAAGCGTGTCCAAATGGCTCCTGAAGGATTTTCCGTTGCCGGAGCCGCCGGTGGATATGTTTTTCATGCTCTTTCTGTTGAGCAAGTAAAGGATGTAGTTGCTTTGTCTCTTATTCCGGGGCGCGTGGATATTTATATCCTTTCGCGCAATGACAACGGATTACCGGATGCGGACACATTAGTAGCTGTAAAAAGTGCTGTGAATGCTGAAACTGTTCGCCCGTTGACTGACTATGTTGAAGTTCATGCCGCTGATTTGGTTGCATACGAAATTGAAGCGGAAGCATGGTGTCAGTCCGGCCCGGCTTCTGCCGCTGTTCTGGCTGAAGCATACAAGAATATTCAGCAGCTTCAGCTTGAAAAACATGCCTTTGGAAAAACAGTTCCTTTATCCGCAATTTATGCGGCTATTCACGTTCAGGGGCTTGAAAAGGTTAATTTGATTAAACCTGTAGCGGACTTGATTCTTGAACCCCATCAAGTGCCGTACTGCACTTCAATCAAGCTGAACGGGGGGCGGTAATGGCTGATCTTTTACCCATTAGCGCGACCAAACAAGAGCGGGCTTTGTCCGAATCAATGGCCCGTATCGAATCCGTTCCGATTCCTATTCGCAAGCTTTGGAACCCCGACACATGTCCGGTTGAACTTTTGCCGTGGTTGGCTTGGTCACTTTCCGTTGATTGGTGGGATGATGAATGGCCAGAATCAGTCAAACGGGAAATGGTCCGTTCCAGCATTCAAATACACCGTCATAAAGGCACACCGTGGGCCGTCAAAAAGGCTTTGGAAATTGTCGGCCTTGATGATGCCGAAATCATAGAACGTTCTTCTCTGCTTCAGGAATACGACAAGCAAGGCGGTTTGCGCCTTGATGGTTCTTGGCGGTGCGAACCGAATCAAAGGCTTTCTCCATTTGAACGGCTTACTGGTTCCTTGTGGCCTTACCATTGGGCAACTTTTCATGTGCGGCTGAACATTGCGCAGGCTTCAAAGCCCGGCATCTTGGAAACCGCACGTAAGGCCGTGGACATGGCAAAGCCTTTGCGCTCATGGCCCTTGTGGAATGTCTTTCTTTCCATGACCGGACCGTCACCCAACGAAGCAAAGAGTGGTGCTTCAGCTTTAACCGGATCAACCATCCCTCAACCTGCCAACCTTCGCCTTGACGGCTCGTGGACTCTCGGCAGGGATAAAGCTCCGGCCCGGTTGAAGGGGCAACCGTTGGGCTTTGCCCTTGGTGAATCTATTCCCGGCATTGTCACAAAGCGGCTCAAGAATGAGCGTCTTTCTACTGCCATTCACGGCTCTAAAACATTGGCTATTAACCCCGGCGAACTTGATTTGCGGCGTGATCCGCTCTGCAGATTGTCCGAGAAAATAATGCGCCTTAATGGTGCATGGAATGTTGGGACCGGGTTAAGTCTTAACGGCGGCTGGAACCTGTCTGGTGAAACCCGACTTGTTGAAGCTGCTCGGCTTGGCAAGTTGCCCGACTATCGGCTTAACGGCAAGCTTCGCCTTGGCATTTCAAACCCTGTTTGCACTACGTGGCCCAGTGTCCACTAAGGAGAATTTATGGCTGTAACTGCTTCAGCAACAAACGCTTACTGGAAAATGCTTGCTGACGAGCTGCTGGCAAAGCTTCAGCAAGAAGACGCAATTATGAAGATAGGTACGGGCGGTTGGGCGGATAATACCCCGGTTGCCATTGATACGGCAGAAGCCGACTTGCACAGCCCCCAGCTGACTAAGACGCTGGCGGACGTTTACAAACCCGATAATTACACCGTTGTCGCAACAGTCCGTGTGGTTGCCGGGGATATGACAACA from the Maridesulfovibrio hydrothermalis AM13 = DSM 14728 genome contains:
- a CDS encoding baseplate assembly protein, with protein sequence MLYEVITEDDEEFRKRVQMAPEGFSVAGAAGGYVFHALSVEQVKDVVALSLIPGRVDIYILSRNDNGLPDADTLVAVKSAVNAETVRPLTDYVEVHAADLVAYEIEAEAWCQSGPASAAVLAEAYKNIQQLQLEKHAFGKTVPLSAIYAAIHVQGLEKVNLIKPVADLILEPHQVPYCTSIKLNGGR
- a CDS encoding phage tail protein I yields the protein MADLLPISATKQERALSESMARIESVPIPIRKLWNPDTCPVELLPWLAWSLSVDWWDDEWPESVKREMVRSSIQIHRHKGTPWAVKKALEIVGLDDAEIIERSSLLQEYDKQGGLRLDGSWRCEPNQRLSPFERLTGSLWPYHWATFHVRLNIAQASKPGILETARKAVDMAKPLRSWPLWNVFLSMTGPSPNEAKSGASALTGSTIPQPANLRLDGSWTLGRDKAPARLKGQPLGFALGESIPGIVTKRLKNERLSTAIHGSKTLAINPGELDLRRDPLCRLSEKIMRLNGAWNVGTGLSLNGGWNLSGETRLVEAARLGKLPDYRLNGKLRLGISNPVCTTWPSVH